The Pseudanabaena galeata CCNP1313 genome includes a region encoding these proteins:
- the clpB gene encoding ATP-dependent chaperone ClpB: MQPTDPKKFTEKAWEAIVKSQEVARRAQHQQLEVEHLLMALLEQEEGLTTNILTAMSVPMARARRQVEEFLRRQPRVASPEQLYLGRNLEVWLDRTEEHRKVFGDDFIAVEHMLLGLADDDRLGKRLYRDLSIDRKKLEETIKSLRGSQTITDQNPEAKYAALEKYGRDLTEQAKQGKLDPVIGRDDEIRRVMQVLSRRTKNNPVLIGEPGVGKTAIAEGLAQRIIRGDVPESLKDRTIISLDMGSLIAGAKYRGEFEDRLKAVLKEVLNSDGKIVLFIDELHTVVGAGATQQGAMDAGNILKPMLARGELRCIGATTLDEYRQYIEKDAALERRFQQVVVDQPTVEDTISILRGLKERYEVHHGVTISDSALVAAATLSNRYITDRFLPDKAIDLVDESAAKLKMEVDSRPLELDEIDRRLMQLEMERLSLQKEGGFPPVERTEAEGKVVYKTKSSKAVQDRLDRLDKEMDELRDRQISLDDRWQQEKDTIDNLRSLKEQIDQTKLLIEQSEREFNLNRAAELKYGKLTELEKNLDEAELELNRARVDGSILFREQVTEDDIAEIVARWTGIPLKKLLLSERQKLLTLEKHLHDRVIGQDEAVISVSSAIRRARAGMNDPNRPIGSFLFLGPTGVGKTELARTLAEFLFDSDASMVRIDMSEYMEKHSVSRLIGAPPGYVGYEEGGQFSEAVRRHPYSVVLFDEVEKAHPDVFNILLQVLDDGRITDSQGRLVDCKNTVIIMTSNIGSDRILEVSKDLPSDLDGDARYDQMRDKVLEVLRNHFRPEFLNRIDETVIFHALRRNEIRSIAELQIKRIENRLSDRKISLKLSEEAKDYIAAVGYDPSYGARPLKRAIQREIENPIANKILEGTFAEGHQISITVEDEALVFS, translated from the coding sequence ATGCAACCAACCGATCCGAAAAAATTTACTGAAAAAGCATGGGAAGCGATCGTCAAATCGCAAGAGGTCGCGAGACGCGCTCAACATCAGCAACTAGAAGTCGAGCATTTGCTAATGGCGCTATTGGAGCAGGAAGAAGGCTTGACTACAAATATACTTACGGCGATGTCCGTCCCCATGGCAAGGGCGCGACGACAGGTCGAAGAATTTTTGCGAAGACAACCCCGCGTGGCAAGTCCAGAACAATTGTATTTGGGGCGCAACTTAGAAGTATGGCTCGATCGCACCGAAGAGCATCGCAAGGTTTTTGGTGATGACTTTATCGCCGTTGAGCATATGCTGTTGGGATTAGCCGATGACGATCGCCTTGGTAAGCGGCTATATCGCGATTTAAGTATCGATCGCAAAAAATTAGAAGAAACGATTAAATCACTGCGGGGTAGCCAGACTATTACCGATCAAAATCCTGAAGCGAAATATGCAGCTTTAGAAAAATATGGTCGCGATCTTACGGAACAAGCAAAGCAAGGCAAACTTGATCCTGTGATTGGTCGTGATGATGAGATTCGGCGCGTCATGCAAGTACTGTCACGACGCACCAAAAATAATCCTGTGTTAATTGGTGAGCCGGGGGTCGGTAAAACAGCGATCGCTGAGGGATTAGCGCAAAGAATTATTCGTGGTGATGTACCAGAATCCCTCAAAGACCGCACGATTATTAGTCTAGATATGGGATCGCTGATAGCAGGGGCAAAATATCGGGGTGAATTTGAGGATCGATTGAAGGCAGTTCTTAAGGAAGTTCTTAATTCCGATGGCAAGATTGTGCTGTTTATTGATGAATTGCATACGGTAGTTGGTGCTGGAGCAACGCAGCAGGGCGCTATGGATGCAGGGAATATTCTCAAGCCAATGCTAGCGCGGGGTGAATTGCGCTGCATCGGCGCAACTACTCTCGATGAATATCGCCAATATATTGAGAAAGATGCGGCTCTAGAACGACGTTTTCAGCAAGTTGTCGTCGATCAACCTACTGTGGAAGATACGATCTCGATTTTGCGCGGACTAAAGGAACGCTACGAAGTGCATCATGGCGTAACTATTTCTGATTCGGCACTAGTGGCGGCAGCGACTCTTTCTAATCGTTACATTACCGATCGCTTCTTACCAGATAAGGCGATCGATCTGGTTGATGAATCCGCAGCAAAATTAAAAATGGAGGTTGATTCTCGACCATTAGAACTAGATGAAATTGATCGCCGCCTGATGCAATTGGAAATGGAAAGATTATCCTTGCAAAAAGAAGGAGGCTTTCCCCCTGTTGAACGGACGGAAGCCGAAGGTAAAGTCGTCTATAAAACTAAGAGCAGTAAGGCTGTCCAAGATCGTCTCGATCGCCTTGACAAAGAAATGGACGAATTACGCGATCGCCAAATTAGCCTCGATGATCGCTGGCAACAGGAAAAAGATACCATTGACAATCTGCGATCGCTCAAAGAACAAATCGATCAAACTAAGTTACTAATTGAGCAATCTGAACGTGAATTCAATCTCAATCGTGCTGCCGAATTGAAATATGGCAAGTTGACAGAACTAGAGAAAAATCTTGATGAGGCCGAACTAGAGCTAAATCGAGCTAGAGTAGATGGTTCAATTCTCTTCCGTGAACAAGTCACAGAGGATGATATTGCCGAAATTGTGGCGCGATGGACAGGTATTCCCCTCAAAAAGTTACTCTTATCAGAACGTCAAAAATTATTGACCCTAGAGAAACATCTCCACGATCGCGTCATTGGTCAAGATGAAGCCGTAATTTCTGTGTCCTCAGCAATCCGTCGCGCTCGTGCAGGGATGAATGATCCTAACCGTCCCATTGGTTCATTCCTGTTTCTAGGTCCTACAGGAGTTGGCAAAACTGAACTGGCGCGAACCCTTGCCGAATTTCTATTTGATTCTGATGCTTCGATGGTACGGATCGACATGTCGGAATATATGGAGAAACACTCGGTTTCCCGCTTAATCGGTGCGCCCCCTGGTTATGTGGGCTATGAAGAAGGCGGACAGTTTTCCGAAGCAGTACGTCGTCATCCTTACTCAGTAGTACTTTTTGATGAAGTCGAGAAAGCGCATCCTGATGTATTTAATATTCTTTTGCAAGTTCTTGATGATGGAAGGATTACCGACAGCCAAGGGCGCTTAGTTGATTGCAAGAATACGGTGATCATCATGACCAGTAATATCGGTAGCGATCGCATTCTCGAAGTGTCGAAAGATTTACCCAGCGATCTGGATGGGGATGCTCGCTATGACCAAATGCGCGATAAGGTGCTGGAGGTACTTCGCAATCATTTCCGTCCTGAGTTTCTCAATCGCATTGATGAAACAGTGATCTTCCATGCATTACGTCGCAATGAAATTCGGTCAATTGCGGAGTTACAAATTAAACGTATTGAAAATAGGCTGAGCGATCGCAAGATTTCCTTAAAACTGAGTGAGGAAGCCAAAGACTATATTGCTGCTGTTGGTTATGATCCTTCCTACGGTGCGCGTCCTTTAAAACGCGCCATTCAAAGGGAAATCGAAAACCCGATCGCCAACAAAATTCTGGAAGGAACTTTTGCAGAAGGTCATCAAATTTCCATCACTGTAGAAGATGAGGCATTAGTTTTTAGTTAG
- a CDS encoding cation diffusion facilitator family transporter produces the protein MQNKSARYYGFLSIGAALLTIALKLGAYLLTNSVGFLSDSLESGVNLVAAIGAVWALTYAAKPPDEEHTFGHSKAEYFSSGFEGALILVAAVSIAIAAIPRLLNPQPLEQLSFGLVLSVVASAINGITALILLQAGKRLRSITLRADAHHLLTDVWTSVGVILGLLLVSVTGWLILDPLIALLVAANIVWTGVKLIQESGSALLDASIPLEERQMIDKILSHYDRHQVQFHAIRTRMAGTKKFVSFHILVSGNWSIQQGHDLCEEVETAISKALPHVNVFTHLEPLEDPKSWTDQDL, from the coding sequence ATGCAAAATAAATCGGCTCGTTATTATGGGTTTCTCTCAATCGGAGCGGCACTTTTGACGATCGCTTTGAAATTAGGCGCTTATCTGTTGACTAATTCCGTGGGATTTTTATCGGATTCCCTTGAGTCGGGAGTTAATCTCGTCGCCGCGATCGGCGCAGTATGGGCGTTAACCTATGCTGCGAAGCCACCCGATGAAGAACATACATTTGGACATTCTAAAGCCGAATATTTCTCCAGTGGATTTGAAGGCGCATTGATTTTAGTGGCGGCTGTAAGTATTGCGATCGCCGCCATTCCCAGATTATTAAATCCGCAACCTCTCGAACAGCTTAGTTTTGGTCTAGTCCTGTCAGTAGTCGCTTCAGCCATCAATGGCATAACGGCTCTAATCTTACTCCAAGCAGGCAAGCGACTACGCTCAATTACTTTGCGGGCTGATGCTCACCACTTGCTAACCGATGTCTGGACTTCTGTGGGCGTAATCCTTGGATTATTATTAGTTTCTGTCACGGGCTGGTTAATTCTTGATCCCTTGATTGCTTTATTAGTTGCGGCAAATATTGTCTGGACTGGCGTAAAGCTGATACAGGAAAGTGGCTCAGCGCTTTTAGATGCCTCTATTCCTCTCGAAGAGAGACAAATGATTGATAAAATTTTGTCCCATTATGATCGCCATCAAGTCCAGTTTCATGCCATCCGCACCAGAATGGCAGGTACAAAAAAGTTTGTATCTTTTCACATTCTGGTGTCAGGTAATTGGTCAATACAACAGGGGCATGACTTATGTGAAGAGGTTGAAACTGCCATTAGCAAAGCTTTACCCCATGTAAATGTATTCACCCATTTGGAACCCTTAGAAGATCCCAAATCATGGACAGATCAGGATTTATAG
- the ypfJ gene encoding KPN_02809 family neutral zinc metallopeptidase, with the protein MKWDEMRESDNVEDQRDGSDESTEPTNLSSSSVGMLGGLGAGGIAIAVILGLIFKIDPTQLLNLIGGNNKTAPAPQALVKTPTKDRDSAFVKSVLGDTEDTWERIFKQQLKTNYQAPKLVLFDGSVKSACGSAKTSSGPFYCPADKKVYLDMGFFKYLEATAGNDADFARAYAIAHEVGHHIQNLRGISGKVRQLKASSSKAKANELSVRIELQADCLAGVWGHFTAQRGLISDQDITKALNTATQIGDDYLQKQSKRGHVTPESFTHGTSEQRVTWFKRGLSTGNIDQCDTFATSKL; encoded by the coding sequence ATGAAATGGGATGAAATGCGTGAGAGTGATAACGTAGAAGACCAGCGTGATGGATCGGACGAGTCAACGGAACCAACTAATCTAAGCTCATCGTCAGTGGGCATGTTGGGTGGCTTAGGTGCTGGTGGTATTGCGATCGCTGTTATCCTTGGTCTAATTTTCAAAATTGATCCCACCCAGCTTTTGAATTTAATTGGTGGCAATAATAAAACTGCACCCGCACCACAGGCTTTAGTCAAAACACCAACCAAAGACCGAGACTCAGCTTTTGTAAAATCTGTTCTTGGTGATACCGAAGACACATGGGAGCGGATCTTTAAACAACAACTCAAAACTAACTATCAAGCTCCAAAACTAGTTCTTTTTGATGGTTCTGTTAAGTCAGCCTGTGGATCAGCCAAAACTTCATCTGGCCCATTTTATTGTCCTGCTGACAAAAAGGTATACCTAGATATGGGTTTCTTTAAGTATCTAGAAGCTACGGCTGGAAATGATGCTGACTTTGCGCGAGCCTATGCGATCGCCCATGAAGTTGGTCATCACATTCAGAATTTGCGTGGCATATCAGGCAAGGTAAGGCAGTTAAAAGCGAGTTCCAGTAAGGCTAAAGCCAATGAACTATCGGTAAGAATAGAATTGCAGGCTGATTGCCTTGCAGGGGTTTGGGGGCATTTTACGGCTCAACGGGGCTTAATCTCCGATCAGGACATCACCAAAGCTCTGAACACAGCGACGCAAATAGGCGACGACTATTTGCAAAAGCAGTCTAAGCGTGGGCATGTAACTCCCGAATCCTTTACCCATGGTACTTCTGAGCAAAGAGTAACTTGGTTTAAGCGTGGTTTAAGTACTGGCAATATCGATCAATGCGATACCTTTGCGACGAGTAAGCTATAA
- the carB gene encoding carbamoyl-phosphate synthase large subunit, with protein MPRRNDIQKILLIGAGPIVIGQACEFDYSGTQACKVLRDEGYYVILVNSNPATIMTDPATADRTYIEPITPEVVAQIIEKERPDAILPTMGGQTALNTAVSLAKMGVLEKYGVELIGAKLEAIEMAEDRKLFKEAMERIGVAMCPSGLGTTMEESRAIAQEIGSYPLIIRPAFTMGGTGGGIAYNQEEFEEICASGLEASPVSQILIERSLIGWKEYELEVMRDLADNVVIICSIENIDPMGIHTGDSITVAPAQTLTDKEYQRLRDYSIKIIREIGVETGGSNIQFSINPENGDVVVIEMNPRVSRSSALASKATGFPIAKFAAKLAVGYTLDEISNDITKKTPASFEPTIDYVVTKIPRFAFEKFPGSEPVLTTQMKSVGEAMAIGRTFQESFQKALRSLEVGRFGFGGDREEILPDLDKIKYSLRVPNPDRIFSIRDGFLSGLSVQAIFELTNIDPWFLQKMREITDVELSIKGRKLDSIKKDEMLETKRMGFSDRQIAYLTGTNEDAVRTYRKSLGVIPSYKTVDTCAAEFEALTPYHYSTYEDESEILPSTKRKVMILGGGPNRIGQGIEFDYCCCHASYALRAAGFETIMVNSNPETVSTDYDTSDRLYFEPLTREDVLNIIEAEQPEGVIIQFGGQTPLKLSVPLLRYLEENNSATKIWGTSPDSIDIAEDRERFEAICQQLGILQPNNGLARSEEEAVVIAQRVGYPVVVRPSYVLGGRGMEVVYSDAELEDYMRRAIIIEPEHPVLIDHFLEGAIEVDVDAIADQLGNVTIGGIMEHIEEAGIHSGDSACSIPTFSLPPEVLTTIRTWTISLAKSLNVIGLMNIQYAVQLNNNNLKESKVFILEANPRASRTVPYVSKAINVPLVNYASRIMAGATLAELGLTEEVIPKHISIKEAVLPFAKFAGTDTILGPEMRSTGEVMGIDTEFGRAFAKAQIAAGTNLPLEGTVFLSVNDRDKSGIPSVAEAFVELGFKIVATEGTYKILRRNNIASKQVLKVHEGRPHIGDSMKNGQIQLIVNSPSGEEAKTDGKMIRRTALAYKIPVITTLAGAKAAIAAIRSLQTGAISVTALQDYA; from the coding sequence ATGCCCCGCCGTAACGACATCCAAAAGATTTTGCTGATTGGCGCTGGTCCGATCGTCATCGGTCAAGCCTGTGAATTTGACTACTCAGGAACCCAAGCCTGTAAAGTGTTAAGGGACGAGGGCTACTATGTGATCCTAGTTAACTCCAATCCCGCCACGATCATGACCGATCCCGCCACCGCCGATCGCACCTATATTGAGCCAATTACTCCCGAAGTGGTCGCGCAGATTATCGAGAAAGAGCGTCCTGATGCCATCTTGCCGACGATGGGTGGACAAACAGCACTGAATACGGCGGTTTCCCTAGCGAAAATGGGCGTTCTAGAAAAATATGGTGTGGAGCTAATTGGTGCAAAATTAGAAGCGATCGAAATGGCTGAGGATCGTAAGCTATTTAAGGAAGCGATGGAGCGGATCGGCGTTGCCATGTGTCCGTCTGGCTTGGGGACAACCATGGAAGAATCCCGTGCGATCGCCCAAGAAATTGGCTCCTATCCTTTAATTATCCGTCCTGCCTTCACAATGGGTGGTACAGGCGGCGGGATCGCCTATAACCAAGAGGAATTTGAAGAAATTTGTGCCTCTGGTTTAGAAGCGAGTCCTGTATCGCAAATCCTGATCGAGCGATCGCTGATTGGCTGGAAAGAGTATGAGCTAGAGGTGATGCGCGATCTCGCCGATAATGTGGTGATCATTTGTAGCATTGAAAATATTGACCCGATGGGTATCCATACGGGTGACTCGATCACGGTTGCGCCTGCTCAGACCTTGACTGATAAGGAATATCAGCGTTTGCGTGACTATTCAATTAAAATCATTCGTGAAATTGGTGTCGAAACTGGCGGCTCGAATATTCAGTTCTCGATCAATCCTGAAAATGGCGATGTCGTTGTGATCGAGATGAATCCTCGTGTATCCCGTAGTTCAGCTTTAGCCTCCAAAGCCACAGGCTTTCCGATCGCCAAATTTGCCGCCAAACTTGCCGTGGGCTATACCCTTGATGAAATTTCCAACGATATCACCAAGAAAACTCCCGCCAGTTTTGAGCCGACTATTGATTATGTCGTTACCAAGATTCCCCGCTTTGCATTTGAGAAATTCCCAGGTTCCGAGCCTGTGCTAACCACCCAGATGAAGTCGGTCGGTGAAGCGATGGCGATCGGGCGCACTTTCCAAGAATCATTCCAAAAAGCACTGCGATCGCTGGAAGTTGGACGTTTTGGCTTTGGTGGCGATCGCGAAGAAATATTGCCTGACCTCGATAAAATCAAGTACAGTTTACGGGTTCCTAACCCTGATCGCATTTTCTCGATCCGCGATGGATTTTTGTCAGGACTATCAGTGCAAGCCATTTTTGAACTAACCAATATTGATCCTTGGTTCCTACAAAAAATGCGCGAGATCACCGATGTGGAACTTTCGATCAAGGGTCGGAAGTTAGACAGTATCAAAAAAGATGAGATGCTGGAAACAAAACGCATGGGCTTTAGCGATCGTCAGATTGCTTATCTCACTGGTACAAACGAAGATGCTGTGCGTACCTATCGCAAATCCCTCGGTGTGATTCCCTCGTACAAGACCGTTGACACCTGTGCGGCAGAGTTTGAAGCACTCACGCCCTATCACTACTCTACCTACGAAGATGAATCAGAAATCCTGCCTTCAACTAAGCGCAAAGTGATGATCCTCGGTGGAGGACCAAATCGGATTGGTCAAGGGATTGAGTTTGACTATTGCTGCTGTCATGCTAGCTATGCGTTACGAGCCGCAGGGTTTGAGACAATTATGGTTAATTCTAATCCTGAAACTGTCTCTACCGATTACGATACTAGCGATCGCCTGTACTTCGAGCCTTTGACTCGCGAAGATGTACTGAATATCATTGAAGCGGAACAGCCTGAAGGTGTAATCATTCAATTTGGTGGACAGACTCCGCTTAAACTTTCTGTGCCACTTTTGCGCTACTTGGAAGAAAATAATTCTGCCACTAAGATTTGGGGTACTTCTCCTGACTCCATTGATATAGCCGAAGATCGGGAACGTTTTGAAGCGATCTGTCAACAACTTGGAATTTTGCAACCTAACAATGGTTTGGCACGTTCCGAAGAAGAGGCGGTGGTAATCGCCCAACGTGTTGGCTATCCCGTAGTTGTCCGTCCTAGCTATGTGCTTGGTGGTCGGGGTATGGAAGTAGTCTATTCCGATGCCGAACTCGAAGACTATATGCGTCGGGCGATCATTATCGAGCCTGAACACCCTGTGCTGATCGATCATTTCCTTGAAGGGGCGATTGAAGTGGATGTCGATGCGATCGCTGATCAACTTGGCAATGTCACCATCGGCGGCATTATGGAGCATATTGAAGAAGCAGGGATTCACTCAGGCGACTCTGCTTGTTCAATTCCCACTTTCTCTTTACCTCCTGAAGTCCTCACCACTATTCGCACATGGACGATTAGTCTTGCCAAGTCTCTCAATGTCATTGGTCTGATGAACATCCAATATGCAGTGCAGTTGAATAATAATAATCTTAAAGAGAGCAAGGTCTTTATTCTTGAAGCTAATCCTCGCGCTTCGCGTACTGTTCCCTATGTCAGCAAAGCGATTAACGTCCCCCTCGTTAACTATGCATCACGAATCATGGCTGGTGCGACCCTTGCGGAATTAGGCTTAACGGAAGAGGTAATTCCTAAACATATATCGATCAAGGAAGCTGTTCTTCCCTTTGCCAAGTTTGCAGGAACCGATACGATTTTAGGCCCTGAGATGAGATCGACTGGCGAAGTCATGGGGATCGATACTGAGTTTGGACGCGCCTTTGCCAAAGCTCAGATTGCGGCGGGAACAAATTTACCTTTAGAGGGAACTGTGTTTCTATCCGTCAACGATCGCGATAAAAGTGGTATACCCTCCGTTGCTGAAGCCTTTGTGGAATTGGGCTTTAAAATTGTGGCTACGGAAGGAACTTATAAAATTCTGCGTCGTAACAATATTGCATCAAAGCAAGTTCTCAAAGTCCATGAAGGTCGTCCCCACATTGGTGACTCGATGAAGAATGGTCAAATCCAATTGATCGTCAATTCTCCTAGTGGTGAAGAGGCAAAAACCGATGGCAAAATGATTCGGCGCACAGCTTTAGCCTATAAGATTCCTGTAATTACCACCCTTGCTGGTGCAAAAGCAGCGATCGCCGCTATTCGTTCTCTACAAACTGGAGCAATCTCTGTGACCGCCCTTCAGGACTACGCTTAA
- the dnaX gene encoding DNA polymerase III subunit gamma/tau, with translation MGYEPLHHKYRPQIFDDLVGQEAIAHTLSNALNTKRIAPAYLFTGARGTGKTSSARIMAKSLNCLSSDSPTPHPCGKCELCHSIANGNALDITEIDAASNTGVDNIRELIERAQFAPVKARFKVYIIDECLTGDTLVQTDTGLMRIDDQDLLGKQVLSYNESYAQWEYKKVLRWLDRGVKPTLIIKTNQRSIQCTGNHLIRTESGWTPASNIKVGMNILSPVPVPAENWNTSLEQVESVTVVGDEPVYDIEVEDNHNFVANGLLVHNCHMLSTAAFNALLKTLEEPPDRVTFILATTDPQRVLPTIISRCQRFDFRRIPLDAMVKHLGKIAANENINIHTEALTLVAQIAQGGLRDAESLLDQLSLLDGEITVEAVWDLVGSVPEQDLLSLIEAIAADHSTQLIDYVRRIMDRGREPLIVLQNLANVYRDLLIAKTASDRSDLVAMTSSGWERLIHLAQSLPIPNILLGQQHLRSAELQIRNSTQPRLWLEVTLMGLLPSAQGAIAQSQAPLPSQSQPFVPSRNIPATPQFTPQPPKNQPVSQVPVTSKPETTQIPIAKGSEPAHISTPIPAVETPISSGIDDLDNFAAVGYDLDQMWQNILSMLPTPTKSVFIQIQAHILTLESNSVKIGLGGKRDETTKNIVVQKRPELEEVFAKYLQRPIKVMFTFVTTPPQAEQVQVTAPLPVSPAIAPPPITNQNPSPPPIPNQQPIATPLTEPPEKARSNQNHPQTPQPKGYVGMTEDDRVIKNLADLFNGQIVDLDEEPSEQ, from the coding sequence ATGGGCTATGAGCCACTACACCACAAATATCGACCGCAGATCTTTGACGACTTAGTTGGTCAAGAGGCGATCGCGCATACTCTTAGCAATGCCTTAAATACTAAGCGCATCGCACCTGCATATCTATTTACAGGTGCTAGAGGTACAGGCAAAACATCAAGTGCGCGGATCATGGCAAAGTCGCTCAATTGCCTAAGCTCTGATAGCCCTACTCCTCATCCCTGCGGCAAGTGTGAGTTATGCCATAGCATCGCCAATGGTAACGCTCTCGATATTACCGAAATTGACGCGGCAAGTAATACAGGCGTTGATAATATTCGCGAGTTAATCGAACGTGCTCAGTTTGCACCAGTTAAGGCAAGATTTAAGGTTTACATTATTGATGAATGCTTGACTGGCGATACGCTTGTGCAGACTGATACAGGTTTAATGCGTATTGACGATCAAGATTTGTTAGGTAAACAGGTTTTAAGCTATAACGAAAGCTATGCTCAATGGGAATATAAAAAAGTTTTACGCTGGTTAGATCGTGGTGTGAAGCCCACATTGATTATTAAAACTAATCAGCGATCGATTCAATGTACAGGTAATCATTTAATCAGAACAGAATCAGGATGGACACCAGCAAGCAATATCAAAGTTGGGATGAACATATTGTCCCCTGTGCCTGTGCCTGCGGAGAATTGGAATACAAGTTTGGAGCAGGTAGAATCTGTGACAGTCGTTGGTGATGAGCCAGTTTATGACATTGAAGTAGAAGATAATCATAACTTTGTCGCTAATGGTCTGTTAGTTCATAACTGCCACATGTTAAGTACAGCAGCATTTAACGCTTTACTCAAAACCCTAGAAGAACCCCCCGATCGCGTTACATTTATTCTCGCAACTACTGATCCCCAGCGCGTATTACCGACAATTATTTCCCGTTGTCAGCGTTTTGACTTTCGGCGGATCCCCCTTGATGCGATGGTCAAGCACCTAGGAAAAATTGCGGCAAATGAGAACATTAATATTCATACTGAAGCACTGACTTTGGTTGCTCAAATTGCACAGGGAGGACTACGTGATGCTGAATCTTTGCTCGATCAATTGAGTTTATTAGATGGAGAGATTACGGTTGAGGCGGTGTGGGATTTGGTGGGTTCTGTTCCAGAACAGGATTTACTATCTTTGATTGAAGCGATCGCTGCCGATCATTCCACACAATTAATTGATTATGTGCGGCGCATTATGGATCGCGGACGAGAACCTCTGATCGTGTTGCAAAATTTGGCAAATGTGTATCGTGATTTATTGATTGCCAAAACCGCTAGCGATCGCAGTGATCTTGTCGCCATGACTAGTTCTGGTTGGGAAAGACTGATTCACCTAGCGCAGAGTTTACCAATTCCCAATATTTTGCTAGGTCAACAACATTTGCGATCGGCTGAGCTACAAATCCGTAACTCCACACAGCCGCGCCTATGGCTAGAAGTTACACTCATGGGTTTACTCCCATCAGCACAGGGAGCGATCGCCCAGTCACAGGCTCCGCTTCCATCCCAATCTCAACCATTTGTGCCATCACGCAATATCCCCGCAACTCCCCAATTTACGCCCCAACCACCAAAAAATCAGCCTGTTTCTCAAGTTCCCGTAACATCTAAACCAGAAACAACACAAATTCCTATCGCCAAGGGATCGGAACCAGCGCATATTTCGACACCCATTCCTGCTGTCGAAACTCCGATCTCATCAGGAATCGATGACCTTGATAACTTTGCTGCGGTTGGATACGATCTAGATCAGATGTGGCAAAACATTTTATCAATGTTGCCCACACCCACAAAATCGGTTTTTATCCAGATACAGGCTCATATTCTGACGCTTGAGAGTAATAGTGTCAAAATTGGTTTGGGCGGCAAGCGTGATGAAACTACCAAGAATATTGTGGTTCAAAAGCGACCAGAACTAGAAGAAGTTTTTGCTAAGTATTTGCAGCGTCCGATTAAAGTGATGTTTACCTTTGTGACTACGCCGCCGCAAGCGGAGCAAGTTCAAGTTACTGCACCGCTTCCCGTTAGTCCTGCGATCGCGCCGCCACCCATAACTAATCAAAATCCAAGTCCGCCGCCCATACCTAATCAGCAGCCAATTGCGACTCCATTAACGGAGCCACCAGAAAAGGCTCGGTCTAATCAAAATCATCCTCAAACACCTCAACCGAAAGGTTATGTTGGGATGACGGAAGATGATCGAGTGATTAAAAACCTAGCCGATCTGTTTAATGGACAGATTGTTGATCTGGATGAAGAACCTAGTGAGCAGTAA